The following coding sequences lie in one Pseudomonas sp. SL4(2022) genomic window:
- the lpdA gene encoding dihydrolipoyl dehydrogenase: protein MTQKFDVVVIGAGPGGYVAAIKAAQLGLKTACIEKYQDKEGKIALGGTCLNVGCIPSKALLDSSWKYYEAKDHFAIHGIEAKGVTIDVPAMIGRKANIVKNLTGGVATLFKANGVTLLEGHGKLLANKQVEVTGSDGKTQIVEAENVILASGSKPIDIPPAPVDQDVIVDSTGALEFQSVPKKLGVIGAGVIGLELGSVWARLGAEVTVLEALDKFLPAADEQIAKEALKTFTKQGLKICLGARVTGSEVKKKQVTVNFTDAEGEQKIVFDKLIVAVGRRPVTTDLLAADSGVTLDERGFIYVDDQCATSVPGVYAIGDVVRGAMLAHKASEEGVMVAERIAGHKAQMNYDLIPSVIYTHPEIAWVGKTEQQLKAEGVAVNVGTFPFAASGRAMAANDTGGLVKVIADANTDRVLGVHVIGPSAAELVQQGAIGMEFGTSAEDLGMMVFSHPTLSEALHEAALAVNGHAIHIANRKKR, encoded by the coding sequence ATGACCCAGAAATTCGACGTGGTAGTCATCGGTGCCGGCCCTGGTGGCTATGTAGCGGCCATCAAAGCAGCGCAGCTCGGTCTGAAGACTGCCTGCATCGAGAAGTACCAGGATAAAGAGGGCAAAATCGCCCTGGGTGGTACGTGCCTGAACGTCGGTTGCATTCCCTCCAAGGCGCTGCTGGACAGCTCCTGGAAATACTATGAGGCGAAGGATCACTTCGCGATTCACGGTATCGAAGCCAAAGGCGTGACCATCGACGTGCCAGCGATGATCGGTCGTAAGGCCAACATCGTGAAGAACCTCACCGGCGGCGTTGCCACGCTGTTCAAGGCCAATGGTGTGACCCTGCTCGAAGGTCATGGCAAGTTGCTGGCCAACAAGCAGGTTGAAGTCACCGGCTCCGACGGTAAGACGCAGATCGTCGAAGCCGAGAACGTGATTCTGGCCTCCGGCTCCAAGCCAATCGACATTCCGCCGGCTCCGGTTGATCAGGACGTGATCGTTGATTCCACTGGCGCCCTGGAATTCCAGAGCGTGCCGAAGAAGCTGGGCGTGATCGGCGCTGGCGTAATCGGTCTGGAGTTGGGTTCGGTGTGGGCACGTCTGGGCGCTGAAGTGACCGTGCTGGAAGCTCTGGACAAATTCCTCCCGGCTGCTGACGAGCAGATCGCCAAGGAAGCGCTGAAAACCTTCACCAAGCAGGGTCTGAAAATCTGTCTGGGTGCCCGTGTGACCGGCTCGGAAGTGAAGAAGAAGCAGGTTACCGTCAACTTCACCGACGCCGAAGGCGAGCAGAAGATCGTCTTCGACAAGCTGATCGTAGCTGTGGGCCGTCGCCCAGTGACCACCGATCTGCTGGCGGCTGACAGCGGCGTGACCCTGGATGAGCGCGGCTTTATTTACGTTGACGACCAGTGCGCGACCAGTGTGCCGGGCGTCTACGCCATCGGGGACGTAGTGCGTGGCGCCATGCTGGCACACAAGGCCTCGGAAGAGGGCGTGATGGTTGCCGAGCGTATCGCCGGCCACAAAGCGCAGATGAACTACGACCTGATCCCTTCGGTTATCTACACCCATCCGGAAATCGCATGGGTCGGCAAGACCGAGCAGCAACTGAAGGCTGAGGGCGTTGCCGTGAATGTCGGCACCTTCCCGTTCGCTGCCAGCGGCCGTGCCATGGCGGCCAACGACACCGGTGGTCTGGTCAAGGTGATCGCCGATGCCAACACTGACCGCGTTCTGGGTGTACACGTGATTGGCCCTAGCGCTGCCGAATTGGTGCAGCAAGGGGCAATCGGCATGGAGTTTGGCACCAGCGCTGAAGATCTGGGGATGATGGTGTTCTCTCACCCGACGCTGTCTGAAGCGCTGCACGAAGCAGCTCTGGCAGTGAATGGCCATGCCATCCACATTGCCAACCGCAAGAAGCGTTAA
- the odhB gene encoding 2-oxoglutarate dehydrogenase complex dihydrolipoyllysine-residue succinyltransferase — MAIEIKAPTFPESVADGTVATWHKKPGDAVKRDELIVDIETDKVVIEVLAEADGVLAQIIKNEGDTVLSNELLGTLGEGGAAAPAPAAQAAAAPAQAAAPAAAAGDDQILSPAARKIAEENGIDPNSIAGTGKGGRVTKEDVVAAVEAKKSAPATKPAAPAAAAPVFATGDRTEKRVPMTRLRAKIAERLVEAQSSMAMLTTFNEVDMTEVMALRSKYKDLFEKSHNGVRLGFMSFFVKAATEALKRFPAVNASIDGNDIVYHGYADIGVAVSSDRGLVVPVLRNAELMSLAEIESGIATFGKKAKDGKLSIEEMTGGTFTITNGGTFGSMMSTPIVNPPQAAILGMHNIIQRPMAVNGQVVIRPMMYLALSYDHRLIDGKEAVTFLVTIKNLLEDPARLLLDI; from the coding sequence ATGGCTATCGAGATCAAAGCCCCTACTTTCCCGGAATCGGTTGCCGACGGCACCGTGGCCACTTGGCACAAGAAACCGGGCGATGCGGTCAAGCGCGACGAGCTGATCGTTGACATCGAAACCGACAAGGTAGTGATCGAAGTGCTGGCCGAGGCCGACGGCGTCCTCGCGCAAATCATCAAGAATGAAGGCGATACCGTTCTGTCCAACGAACTGCTCGGTACCCTGGGTGAAGGCGGCGCTGCTGCGCCTGCACCGGCTGCTCAGGCGGCTGCCGCACCGGCCCAGGCCGCTGCACCAGCCGCTGCTGCGGGCGATGACCAAATCCTGTCCCCAGCTGCACGTAAGATTGCTGAAGAAAACGGCATCGACCCGAACAGCATCGCCGGCACCGGCAAAGGCGGGCGTGTCACCAAGGAAGACGTGGTGGCTGCCGTTGAAGCGAAGAAGAGCGCACCGGCTACCAAGCCTGCTGCGCCAGCTGCCGCTGCACCGGTGTTCGCCACTGGTGACCGCACCGAGAAGCGTGTACCGATGACCCGTCTGCGCGCCAAGATCGCCGAGCGTCTGGTCGAGGCTCAGTCTTCCATGGCCATGCTGACCACCTTCAACGAAGTCGACATGACCGAAGTCATGGCACTGCGTTCGAAGTACAAGGACCTGTTCGAGAAGAGCCACAACGGCGTGCGCCTGGGCTTTATGTCGTTCTTCGTCAAGGCGGCCACCGAGGCGCTGAAGCGTTTCCCGGCGGTCAACGCCTCAATCGACGGCAACGACATCGTTTACCACGGCTACGCCGACATTGGTGTTGCGGTGTCCAGCGACCGTGGCCTGGTGGTCCCGGTGCTGCGTAATGCCGAGCTGATGAGTCTGGCTGAAATCGAAAGCGGCATCGCCACCTTTGGCAAGAAAGCCAAAGACGGCAAACTGTCGATCGAAGAAATGACCGGCGGAACCTTTACCATCACTAACGGCGGCACCTTCGGTTCGATGATGTCGACGCCGATCGTCAACCCGCCGCAAGCCGCGATCCTGGGGATGCACAACATCATCCAGCGTCCGATGGCCGTGAACGGTCAGGTGGTTATCCGCCCGATGATGTACCTGGCGCTGTCTTACGATCACCGCCTGATTGATGGTAAGGAAGCCGTGACCTTCCTGGTGACCATCAAGAACTTGCTGGAAGACCCGGCGCGTCTGCTGCTGGACATCTAA